A window from Variovorax sp. PBL-E5 encodes these proteins:
- a CDS encoding SGNH/GDSL hydrolase family protein gives MLDLILSSRLFGWFFGDMHGRDERGDAGIGRRFISASALATLTACGGGGGGSGAPMLPTPVAGTPASSAPPPAPRDCSIELYGDSILHGMAVGLNRLQEPPAAALQRLRPAYTVIDHSVPGATATAIAAAFGNQQRTGRLIVLEPGVNDINAGLPVDAPYRNMIAITKGEGRIAIVTGLSRLENPPAAWAGYAETIRAIAAEQSVAYANWPEVEGSTVDGTHPDQAFSTALVEQLALTLDRAAPDCAQ, from the coding sequence ATGCTCGACCTCATCCTCTCGTCCCGCCTGTTCGGCTGGTTCTTCGGCGACATGCACGGCCGCGACGAGCGCGGCGATGCGGGCATCGGTCGCCGATTCATCTCGGCGTCCGCCCTTGCGACGTTGACCGCATGTGGTGGTGGTGGCGGCGGATCTGGTGCGCCGATGCTCCCGACTCCCGTCGCTGGAACTCCAGCATCGTCAGCGCCGCCACCAGCGCCGCGCGACTGCAGCATCGAGCTCTACGGAGACAGCATCCTGCACGGCATGGCTGTCGGCTTGAACCGCCTTCAGGAGCCGCCTGCCGCGGCGCTCCAACGCCTACGCCCGGCCTACACGGTGATCGACCACTCCGTACCAGGCGCGACGGCGACCGCGATCGCCGCAGCCTTCGGCAACCAACAGCGCACCGGCCGGCTGATCGTGCTCGAGCCCGGCGTGAACGACATCAACGCTGGCCTGCCGGTGGACGCGCCCTACCGCAACATGATCGCGATCACCAAGGGTGAAGGACGGATCGCGATCGTCACCGGTCTGAGCCGGCTAGAGAACCCACCGGCTGCCTGGGCCGGCTACGCCGAGACAATCCGCGCGATCGCTGCCGAGCAAAGCGTGGCCTACGCGAACTGGCCGGAGGTCGAAGGTAGCACCGTCGACGGCACACATCCGGACCAAGCGTTTTCGACAGCCTTGGTCGAACAGCTGGCGCTCACCCTTGATCGTGCTGCGCCGGATTGTGCGCAATGA
- a CDS encoding BRO-N domain-containing protein — MSNVIPFDFEGSSIRLLDLEGSPWFVAMEIAAVLDYSDAFEMTKRLDDDEKQNRQIAGLGSPSGGRGITLINESGLYSAILGSRKPEAAKFKKWVTAEVLPSIRKTGSYTAPKAAPSPVRLAYDAAKAFPPLFRVARLLGCDKNAAAISANQMVRQLTDVNLMAGLGQIHLVAEKQDTQFFTPTELGKRISTSARGVNLLLAESGMQMKCGDTWEATEAGMEFCRIYDTGKRHGSGVPVQQIKWSPSVLPLLGCEKEAA; from the coding sequence ATGAGCAACGTAATCCCTTTCGATTTCGAGGGCTCGTCGATCCGTTTGCTGGATCTGGAGGGCTCGCCCTGGTTCGTCGCCATGGAGATCGCAGCCGTGCTCGACTACTCCGACGCGTTCGAAATGACCAAGCGCTTGGACGATGACGAAAAGCAAAACCGGCAAATTGCCGGTTTGGGTTCGCCATCCGGCGGGCGAGGCATTACCCTCATCAACGAGTCTGGCCTGTACTCCGCAATCCTTGGTAGCCGCAAGCCCGAGGCGGCGAAGTTCAAGAAGTGGGTCACAGCCGAAGTGCTGCCTTCGATCCGCAAGACCGGCAGCTACACCGCACCCAAGGCGGCGCCGTCGCCTGTCCGTCTGGCCTACGACGCTGCCAAGGCATTTCCGCCGCTGTTCCGCGTCGCCCGCCTGCTCGGCTGCGACAAGAACGCCGCGGCGATTAGCGCCAACCAGATGGTGAGGCAACTCACCGACGTGAACCTCATGGCTGGCCTCGGCCAGATCCACCTCGTTGCGGAGAAGCAGGACACGCAGTTCTTCACGCCGACCGAGTTGGGCAAGCGCATCAGCACCAGCGCCCGCGGCGTGAACCTGCTTCTGGCCGAGTCCGGCATGCAGATGAAGTGCGGCGACACCTGGGAGGCGACCGAAGCCGGCATGGAGTTCTGCCGGATCTACGACACCGGCAAGCGCCACGGGAGCGGCGTGCCGGTGCAGCAGATCAAGTGGTCGCCGAGTGTGCTGCCGCTGCTGGGCTGCGAGAAGGAGGCCGCTTGA
- a CDS encoding Arc family DNA-binding protein, translating to MARNDPQVNLRMSAEMKDKLDAAAVSNKRSLTAEIVERLDRSFTEGPDLTMALTAAQLDAAHQAVQADFLKLELISLAEMAEAMLERADREKFKVVNDEERVLLFDAFKEAAEQKASNGGQMSKELTDRLRRAAEAAKEARYRFLESRGVKGVRQAKV from the coding sequence ATGGCTAGAAACGACCCCCAAGTGAATTTGCGGATGTCTGCGGAGATGAAGGACAAGCTTGATGCAGCGGCGGTGAGCAACAAGCGTTCGCTCACCGCCGAGATCGTTGAGCGGCTCGATCGCAGCTTCACCGAAGGCCCGGATCTCACAATGGCGCTGACGGCGGCCCAGCTCGATGCTGCGCACCAGGCCGTGCAGGCCGACTTCCTGAAGCTCGAATTGATCTCCCTGGCGGAGATGGCAGAGGCCATGCTTGAACGCGCGGACCGAGAGAAATTTAAGGTCGTGAACGACGAAGAGCGCGTGCTGTTGTTCGATGCCTTTAAAGAGGCCGCAGAACAAAAGGCCTCCAACGGAGGGCAGATGTCCAAAGAGCTCACAGATCGCTTGCGCAGGGCGGCGGAGGCCGCCAAAGAGGCTCGATACCGATTCCTGGAATCTAGGGGCGTAAAGGGCGTGCGCCAGGCCAAGGTCTGA
- a CDS encoding Arc family DNA-binding protein, with amino-acid sequence MARNDEQANLRLPKDLKDWLVQQASVNRRSLTSEVIVRLEASRAASAPAAQKVTAK; translated from the coding sequence ATGGCACGCAACGACGAGCAGGCGAATCTTCGCTTGCCGAAGGATTTGAAAGATTGGCTGGTGCAGCAAGCGAGCGTGAATCGCCGCAGCCTGACCAGCGAAGTGATTGTGCGGCTGGAGGCGTCTCGCGCGGCGAGTGCACCAGCGGCACAAAAGGTGACGGCGAAGTGA
- a CDS encoding DUF4224 domain-containing protein, translating into MLLSEDEVKAIMRRALPRTKPSQAYLQFAADIEAAVLAKQPIRHAGPDLDDADLLHITRKRQPAAQARFLERMGVPYTRRGDGSLLVGRAAMEKAMGGDQPPAAEPVDAGIRWKVNP; encoded by the coding sequence ATGCTGCTGAGCGAAGACGAGGTCAAGGCGATCATGAGGCGGGCGTTACCACGGACGAAACCAAGCCAGGCCTACCTTCAGTTCGCGGCCGACATCGAGGCCGCCGTGCTGGCCAAGCAGCCGATTCGGCACGCGGGGCCCGATCTCGACGATGCCGATCTGCTGCACATCACGCGAAAGAGACAGCCGGCGGCGCAGGCGCGTTTTCTTGAGCGCATGGGCGTGCCCTACACGCGGCGCGGCGACGGCTCGCTGCTGGTCGGCCGGGCCGCGATGGAAAAGGCGATGGGCGGCGACCAACCGCCAGCCGCCGAGCCCGTCGACGCTGGCATCAGATGGAAGGTCAACCCATGA
- a CDS encoding tyrosine-type recombinase/integrase yields the protein MPKPAPASTGVIVRDAHLQIDLRRHGFGKERLELAPTPTNIRYAEKLRNEILGKIERGTFALADYFPDSPRAKTDAPSMTFAELAIEWMKIKRPTVQHSTAHHYDQTVNSLHFASVRSTRMADFDYRRLMALLAGLPANAKTFNNVASVLKQMLTYAHKAKLLREPLHEHVEMRRAQHPGPDPFSLDEAGVLLAKLKGDRARSYYEFAFFTGLRPSEQIALRWSNVDLRAGTVLVDTALTRGKEKGTKTGETRTLELTSRARVALERQRPITQLAGAHVFVNDAGSAFESTDGPLDDWWKPAMKLSGLRQRDARQTRHTYATTCLMAGIAPGWVARQLGHAPEMFFRVYSRWIEGADKGAERRKLDAFLGAAQTAETGTKTGTAGPNST from the coding sequence ATGCCAAAACCAGCCCCAGCATCAACCGGCGTAATCGTCCGCGACGCCCACCTTCAGATCGATCTGCGCCGGCATGGCTTCGGCAAAGAACGCCTCGAGCTGGCGCCGACGCCGACGAACATCCGCTACGCCGAGAAGCTGCGCAACGAAATCCTGGGCAAGATCGAGCGCGGCACCTTCGCCCTGGCCGACTACTTCCCCGACAGCCCGCGCGCCAAGACCGATGCGCCGAGCATGACCTTCGCCGAGCTGGCGATCGAGTGGATGAAGATCAAGCGGCCCACCGTGCAGCACAGCACAGCCCACCACTACGACCAGACCGTCAACAGCCTGCACTTCGCCAGCGTCCGCAGCACGCGCATGGCCGACTTCGACTATCGCAGGCTGATGGCGCTGCTCGCTGGCCTGCCGGCAAACGCCAAGACCTTCAACAACGTGGCGTCGGTGCTGAAGCAGATGCTGACCTACGCACACAAGGCGAAACTGCTGCGGGAGCCGTTGCACGAGCATGTCGAGATGCGGCGAGCGCAACACCCAGGGCCGGATCCGTTTTCGCTGGACGAGGCGGGCGTGCTACTGGCCAAGCTCAAGGGCGACCGCGCGCGCAGCTACTACGAGTTCGCCTTCTTCACGGGCCTGCGGCCCTCCGAGCAGATCGCGCTGCGCTGGTCCAACGTCGACCTGCGCGCCGGCACCGTGCTGGTGGACACAGCGCTCACCCGCGGCAAGGAAAAGGGGACGAAGACCGGCGAAACGCGCACCCTGGAGCTCACCAGCCGCGCGCGCGTCGCGCTGGAGCGCCAGCGGCCGATCACGCAGCTTGCCGGTGCCCATGTGTTCGTCAACGATGCTGGCTCGGCCTTCGAATCCACGGACGGCCCGCTCGACGACTGGTGGAAGCCCGCGATGAAGCTGTCGGGCCTTCGCCAACGCGATGCGCGGCAGACCCGCCACACCTACGCCACGACTTGCCTCATGGCCGGCATCGCGCCTGGCTGGGTAGCGCGGCAGCTCGGGCACGCGCCGGAGATGTTCTTCCGCGTCTACAGTCGTTGGATCGAGGGTGCCGACAAGGGCGCCGAGCGGCGCAAGCTCGATGCATTTCTCGGCGCGGCGCAGACAGCGGAAACCGGGACAAAAACCGGGACAGCGGGGCCGAATTCAACGTAG
- a CDS encoding serine hydrolase domain-containing protein, producing MPRLPIAASILAAAVLTACGHFSPGRAAPVISGYLSHQLCSAVFVAGRSPDRYYRDAIEPLAGPVAFLTRFTVDREHGEVRATFAGLAESRAVYRPQFGCVNATGRASASELSPPAQSEATPPLLGAIAGAAPVQPAEPALVAALDHAFDETTQAPHRFTQAVVVIHKDRIVAERYASDVGVDTPLTGWSATKSVTNALIGILVRQGKLDIHAPAPIMAWADPRDPRHAITIDQLLRMNSGLDMGQSLTSSVLTAFDPSAQMIFVDADTAAMAQRAPLAYPPGTHWNYTNANTQLLSRIVRDQAGGTAAATLGFARRELFDKLGMQHVTLEFDAAGTPIGASHMWASARDWARFGLLYLHDGVVGGQRILPAGWVDDSAAPTSGSEDFGYGAGFWTNRGPGAGARYRIRHGMPADAFMARGSNGQYVVIIPSKDLVIVRLGPAWTPRDDMERVAQFTREVIEALKGG from the coding sequence ATGCCACGTCTTCCCATCGCCGCTTCGATCCTTGCCGCCGCCGTGCTGACCGCCTGCGGTCATTTCTCGCCGGGCCGGGCGGCACCGGTCATCAGCGGCTATCTCAGCCATCAGCTCTGTTCTGCGGTGTTCGTTGCCGGCAGGAGTCCCGACCGCTACTACCGCGATGCGATCGAACCGCTCGCCGGGCCGGTCGCGTTCCTCACGCGCTTCACCGTCGACCGCGAGCACGGCGAAGTGCGGGCGACCTTCGCAGGGTTGGCCGAGAGCCGCGCGGTCTACCGGCCGCAGTTCGGATGCGTCAACGCGACCGGTCGCGCATCGGCCAGCGAGCTCTCGCCGCCCGCGCAGTCGGAGGCGACGCCACCGCTGCTCGGCGCCATCGCCGGCGCAGCGCCCGTTCAACCCGCCGAGCCCGCGCTGGTCGCGGCGCTCGATCATGCGTTCGACGAAACGACGCAGGCGCCGCACCGTTTCACCCAGGCCGTGGTGGTGATTCACAAGGATCGGATCGTCGCGGAGCGCTACGCTTCCGATGTCGGCGTGGACACGCCGCTGACCGGCTGGTCCGCGACCAAGTCGGTGACGAACGCACTGATCGGCATCCTGGTGCGGCAAGGCAAGCTCGACATCCACGCCCCCGCGCCGATCATGGCCTGGGCCGATCCCCGGGACCCGCGCCATGCCATCACGATCGACCAGTTGCTGCGCATGAACAGCGGGCTGGACATGGGGCAGTCCCTCACTTCGAGCGTGCTCACCGCATTCGACCCCTCGGCGCAGATGATTTTCGTCGATGCCGACACGGCGGCGATGGCGCAGCGCGCACCGCTGGCGTATCCGCCGGGCACGCACTGGAACTACACCAACGCGAACACACAGCTGCTGTCGCGCATCGTGCGCGACCAGGCCGGCGGCACGGCCGCGGCCACGCTCGGCTTCGCCCGCCGCGAACTGTTCGACAAACTCGGGATGCAGCACGTGACGCTCGAATTCGACGCGGCCGGAACGCCGATCGGCGCGAGCCACATGTGGGCCTCGGCGCGCGACTGGGCGCGCTTCGGTCTGCTCTATCTCCACGACGGCGTGGTCGGCGGGCAGCGCATCCTGCCGGCCGGCTGGGTCGACGACTCGGCCGCGCCGACATCCGGATCGGAGGACTTCGGCTACGGCGCAGGCTTCTGGACCAACCGCGGCCCGGGCGCAGGGGCCCGCTACCGCATCCGGCACGGCATGCCGGCCGATGCGTTCATGGCGCGAGGCAGCAACGGGCAGTACGTGGTGATCATTCCGTCGAAGGATCTGGTCATCGTGCGCCTGGGGCCCGCATGGACGCCGCGCGATGACATGGAACGGGTCGCGCAGTTCACGCGGGAGGTGATCGAGGCGTTGAAGGGCGGATGA